In one Brevibacillus composti genomic region, the following are encoded:
- a CDS encoding MFS transporter — MKNKFFYFLLIGQFFSYLADVFFIVALISIVFHLTHSTVVAGLVPIFRVSAGLLSGMVAPLIIDRYNPLAVLKFSNLLQSILFLVLAICSLYPIKQIVVIPFFLILTFLLSFFEGWAAPIRNSLVPNLVDKNELLKANSLLSTLDQSVQLMGWFLGGYLVVFVGDTKLLWVTFIFSILSSMLFFSLKNQVVFGSVKQKAELEAQEKRPWNSLKEGWETIWRLPTIRAIFLMDFLEGLVNAVWIAAILFVYVRDVLHKGEEWWGFINASFFLGGIVGGTAIVALGRYTNSYLRFFIIFGAFTISIMTFVFGIVSNPIFALVLSFILGAVTQLRDTAQQTILQESTPEGILPKVFAAKATMMYATFGISVLFMGIITDVFGVKSTYVVAATFIGIAGLSAIFQMKPVFDRSAG; from the coding sequence ATGAAAAATAAATTCTTTTATTTTTTGTTAATCGGACAATTCTTCTCTTATTTGGCTGATGTTTTTTTTATTGTTGCTTTAATTTCGATTGTGTTTCATTTGACGCATTCAACAGTAGTAGCCGGTTTAGTTCCAATTTTTCGTGTAAGTGCAGGCTTGCTAAGTGGAATGGTGGCACCGCTTATAATTGACCGTTATAATCCATTAGCCGTGCTAAAGTTTTCAAATTTGCTACAGTCAATATTGTTTTTGGTTCTTGCAATTTGTAGTCTCTATCCAATTAAACAAATTGTTGTTATTCCGTTTTTTCTTATACTGACCTTCCTGCTCTCATTTTTTGAAGGGTGGGCGGCTCCAATCAGGAATTCACTTGTTCCTAACTTGGTGGACAAAAATGAGTTACTTAAAGCAAATAGCCTTTTGTCTACCTTAGATCAGAGTGTTCAATTGATGGGGTGGTTTCTTGGAGGTTATCTAGTTGTTTTTGTAGGTGATACAAAACTACTTTGGGTTACATTCATATTTTCTATATTATCCTCAATGCTATTTTTTTCGTTAAAGAATCAAGTAGTGTTTGGCTCTGTAAAACAGAAAGCTGAATTGGAAGCACAGGAAAAACGTCCATGGAATTCGCTAAAAGAGGGATGGGAAACAATTTGGAGACTCCCAACTATTCGCGCCATTTTCCTAATGGATTTTCTTGAAGGTTTGGTTAATGCTGTTTGGATTGCGGCAATATTGTTTGTTTATGTTCGTGACGTCCTTCATAAAGGTGAAGAGTGGTGGGGGTTTATAAACGCAAGTTTTTTCTTGGGGGGAATCGTAGGAGGAACCGCCATTGTTGCCTTGGGAAGGTACACTAATTCTTATTTACGTTTTTTCATAATTTTCGGAGCTTTTACCATCAGTATTATGACTTTCGTTTTTGGAATTGTATCAAATCCAATCTTTGCACTCGTGCTGTCGTTTATTTTAGGAGCCGTTACCCAATTACGGGATACCGCCCAACAAACCATACTTCAAGAGAGTACACCAGAAGGGATACTACCGAAAGTGTTTGCAGCAAAAGCAACCATGATGTATGCAACATTTGGAATTTCTGTTCTATTTATGGGGATTATAACCGATGTTTTCGGGGTGAAAAGCACATATGTAGTAGCAGCCACATTTATAGGGATTGCGGGGTTATCTGCAATTTTTCAAATGAAACCTGTCTTCGATAGAAGTGCCGGGTAA
- a CDS encoding aKG-HExxH-type peptide beta-hydroxylase yields MMMGVFTKIDRVELNMLRFMKNHLNHNFNARKLLATNESYLSIPLDELILPQQNFEVDNQLYFLNSKEISCNIKLIADVYGDPLSTVKDNFFHVVNWLQSSNIPHINNGILLDFGSKALVSHLISERMIDEEDTLGDQHLFNQDDQEVIKSNMQKALKLIHMLNPDLHSLINQVIGTICFCRKKGYGGGTVSSLIGLIWFNPQPNWTVIDYAENLIHEFVHNSVFIDDMIHVIFPDTSNLTEKEALTTSTILKIKRPIDKAYHSACVSTALMYYYYLLNDQKRVNAHFQPLRNTLAEIVTKNPKYIASRGNLTVQGMINFSNTLNFESISKSLSCPEPIF; encoded by the coding sequence ATGATGATGGGAGTTTTCACCAAAATAGACAGAGTTGAACTGAACATGCTTAGATTTATGAAGAACCATTTGAACCACAATTTTAACGCCAGAAAACTTCTTGCAACTAACGAATCATATCTATCTATACCGCTAGACGAGCTTATTTTACCTCAGCAAAACTTTGAAGTTGACAACCAACTTTATTTTCTCAATAGTAAAGAGATTTCGTGTAACATTAAACTTATTGCAGATGTTTATGGTGATCCACTAAGCACCGTAAAAGATAACTTTTTTCACGTCGTAAACTGGCTTCAGAGTTCCAATATTCCACATATAAATAACGGTATTCTTCTTGACTTTGGTAGCAAAGCACTTGTTTCACATCTTATTTCAGAGAGAATGATTGATGAAGAGGATACATTAGGTGATCAACATCTATTTAATCAAGATGACCAAGAGGTCATTAAATCAAACATGCAAAAGGCGCTTAAGCTAATCCATATGCTAAATCCTGACCTCCACAGCTTAATAAATCAGGTAATTGGAACGATTTGCTTCTGTCGCAAAAAAGGTTATGGCGGAGGCACTGTTTCAAGTTTAATAGGATTAATTTGGTTTAATCCACAACCTAATTGGACTGTTATTGATTATGCTGAGAATCTCATTCATGAATTTGTTCATAATAGCGTATTCATTGATGATATGATACATGTTATCTTCCCAGACACATCCAATCTGACCGAGAAAGAAGCTTTAACCACCTCTACCATTTTAAAAATTAAAAGACCAATTGATAAAGCATACCACTCTGCTTGCGTGTCAACTGCTTTAATGTATTACTATTACCTTCTAAATGACCAGAAAAGAGTCAACGCTCATTTTCAACCACTTCGTAACACTTTAGCTGAAATTGTTACTAAAAATCCAAAATATATTGCTTCAAGGGGTAATCTAACAGTTCAAGGCATGATAAATTTTTCTAATACTTTAAACTTCGAGAGTATCTCTAAATCCTTGTCATGTCCAGAACCCATATTCTGA
- a CDS encoding CBS domain-containing protein, producing the protein MKVADIMTASVHTISSERSVAFASEKMNEWKIGSLIVVDHGEVQGILTSRDIRSSHPNRIVADAMTPAPVSVKPDDDIWHVHSLLQTHEIERILVMEDGEMKGLVTREEIMRKLSESMDAHTGLYRAPYIRYVGEELLRQERPFHLIFVDINDFGQINKKYGHPFGDDVIRLLSQKLASLVDEKSDYLCRYAGDEFIMISLAGEERVNHCLQAMTKPLVVDQVEVSVAVGYVNGWEEPHFFACSLRDLIRKASLLSSLHKRCKEEGSANPQENQPVQEGMSLITEWT; encoded by the coding sequence ATGAAGGTTGCCGACATCATGACGGCTTCCGTTCACACGATCTCGTCGGAGAGAAGCGTTGCCTTCGCCTCGGAGAAGATGAATGAATGGAAAATCGGGTCTCTGATCGTCGTCGATCACGGCGAGGTTCAAGGCATCCTGACCTCGCGGGATATTCGGTCATCCCACCCCAACCGAATTGTGGCCGATGCAATGACACCGGCACCGGTCTCCGTCAAACCGGATGACGACATCTGGCATGTCCATTCCTTGCTGCAGACACATGAAATCGAGCGGATTCTCGTCATGGAGGATGGCGAGATGAAGGGCCTCGTCACGCGCGAAGAAATCATGAGAAAGCTGTCCGAGTCGATGGATGCGCACACGGGCTTGTACCGGGCTCCGTATATCCGCTATGTCGGAGAAGAGCTGCTGAGGCAAGAACGCCCATTTCACCTGATCTTCGTCGATATTAACGACTTTGGACAGATCAACAAGAAGTACGGCCACCCCTTTGGGGATGATGTGATCCGCTTGCTGTCGCAGAAGCTGGCTTCCCTGGTGGATGAAAAAAGCGATTATCTCTGCCGGTACGCGGGAGATGAATTTATCATGATCTCGTTGGCCGGTGAAGAGCGGGTCAACCATTGCCTGCAAGCAATGACGAAGCCTCTGGTAGTGGACCAGGTGGAGGTGTCAGTGGCGGTCGGGTATGTGAACGGATGGGAAGAGCCGCATTTTTTTGCCTGCTCGCTGCGGGATCTGATCCGCAAGGCCAGTCTGCTGTCATCGCTGCACAAACGGTGCAAGGAGGAGGGATCGGCCAACCCGCAGGAGAATCAGCCGGTGCAGGAAGGGATGTCGCTCATCACCGAGTGGACATGA
- a CDS encoding carbon-nitrogen hydrolase family protein — MVKVYLAQMLPVLLDKEKNLQTMRRYMEEAAKQQADLVLFPELSLTGYYTRGRTAEMAEDANGPSIVQMGRWAREYKLKVIFGFVEKANGKPYNSACFLNHDGTVIGTYQKHHLWDEEYKYFSPGEAWPVWDTDLGKIGIMICYDTEFPESARLLALNGADMILAPTANMSPLEHSQRIYIQARAVENQIFVATTNRTGTEESTYFFGESAAADPYGNLLALGDQTESGYLVEFDLEKIGAARNMPHYMRDRRPASYRALAETRE; from the coding sequence GTGGTAAAAGTGTACTTGGCACAAATGCTGCCTGTTTTATTGGATAAGGAGAAAAATTTGCAGACGATGAGACGGTATATGGAGGAAGCGGCGAAACAACAGGCTGATCTCGTCTTATTCCCGGAACTTTCGCTGACGGGCTATTATACCCGTGGGCGCACTGCGGAAATGGCCGAGGATGCGAATGGGCCCAGCATTGTGCAAATGGGCAGATGGGCGCGCGAGTACAAGCTGAAAGTCATTTTTGGATTTGTCGAGAAGGCGAACGGCAAGCCTTATAATTCGGCCTGCTTTCTGAACCATGACGGGACCGTAATCGGAACCTACCAGAAGCATCACCTCTGGGATGAGGAGTACAAATACTTTTCACCGGGGGAAGCATGGCCGGTCTGGGACACGGACCTCGGAAAAATTGGCATCATGATCTGTTACGACACGGAATTTCCGGAATCGGCCAGGCTGCTGGCATTAAACGGGGCAGACATGATTCTCGCTCCTACCGCCAATATGAGTCCGCTGGAACACTCCCAGCGGATATACATCCAGGCGAGAGCGGTGGAAAACCAAATTTTTGTGGCGACGACGAACCGCACGGGCACAGAAGAATCCACCTATTTTTTTGGCGAGAGCGCTGCGGCTGATCCGTACGGCAATCTGCTGGCGTTGGGCGATCAGACGGAATCGGGATATCTGGTGGAGTTCGACCTGGAGAAGATCGGCGCGGCGAGGAATATGCCTCATTACATGCGGGATCGCAGGCCCGCCTCCTATCGAGCGCTCGCGGAGACAAGAGAATAA
- the sdaAB gene encoding L-serine ammonia-lyase, iron-sulfur-dependent subunit beta gives MKYKSVFDIIGPVMVGPSSSHTAGAARIGRMARKLLGSQPDRADITFYGSFAKTYKGHGSDVATVAGILDFDTFDLRLKDSPQIARDLGIEVNISVSDELTGHPNTSRIRLFAGEKQVEVVGVSIGGGKIEVIEINGFAFQLGFDTPTLMVLHEDRFGMIAGVAKVLKEHRINVGLMEVSRHERGSRALMAIETDSVVSPEVLAEISRIPHIFDVSLLSLT, from the coding sequence GTGAAATATAAAAGTGTGTTTGACATCATCGGTCCTGTCATGGTGGGACCGTCAAGCTCGCATACAGCAGGGGCTGCGCGGATCGGGCGAATGGCCCGCAAGCTGCTCGGCAGTCAGCCCGATCGAGCGGATATAACCTTTTACGGCTCGTTCGCCAAGACCTACAAAGGGCACGGCTCTGATGTAGCCACGGTCGCCGGGATTCTCGACTTCGATACGTTTGACCTGAGACTGAAGGACTCGCCGCAAATCGCGCGGGACCTGGGGATCGAGGTGAACATTAGCGTCTCGGATGAATTGACCGGCCATCCCAACACGTCGCGGATCCGCCTTTTCGCCGGCGAGAAGCAGGTGGAAGTGGTGGGCGTCTCGATTGGCGGCGGAAAGATCGAAGTGATCGAGATCAACGGATTTGCCTTCCAGCTCGGTTTCGATACGCCGACGCTGATGGTGCTCCACGAGGACCGGTTCGGTATGATCGCCGGAGTGGCCAAAGTGCTGAAAGAGCATCGCATCAATGTCGGCCTGATGGAGGTATCGCGGCACGAGCGCGGTTCGCGCGCATTGATGGCGATCGAGACGGACTCCGTGGTCTCGCCCGAGGTGCTCGCCGAAATCAGCAGGATACCGCATATTTTTGACGTCTCGCTGCTTTCTTTAACCTAG
- a CDS encoding C39 family peptidase, whose product MNATIVHKLVGAVILLTACGTAAPMKEPSQVAPPDGQASIRQSQQSTQHRQLQESAPRAATGQAKARPAHMMLDVPIIAQKPELKNGCEVTSLAMLLQFAGHPVDKMTLARQVKKDLEPLRSRQKNSGGCLIRLCKKAGKPWENRRSATAEAARRKASGAKLRRKVKSGV is encoded by the coding sequence GTGAATGCCACGATTGTCCATAAGCTGGTCGGCGCGGTGATTTTGCTCACAGCCTGCGGCACGGCAGCGCCGATGAAAGAACCGTCGCAGGTCGCGCCTCCGGACGGCCAGGCGAGTATCCGCCAATCCCAGCAGAGCACCCAACACCGCCAGCTACAGGAGTCAGCGCCCCGGGCTGCAACCGGGCAAGCAAAAGCAAGACCCGCGCACATGATGCTGGATGTGCCGATCATCGCGCAAAAACCGGAATTGAAAAACGGCTGCGAGGTGACCAGCCTGGCGATGCTGCTGCAGTTCGCCGGCCATCCCGTGGATAAAATGACCCTCGCCCGGCAGGTCAAAAAAGACCTGGAGCCGCTCCGCTCACGGCAAAAAAACAGCGGCGGGTGCCTCATTCGGCTTTGCAAAAAAGCTGGGAAGCCTTGGGAAAACAGGCGATCAGCTACCGCTGAAGCGGCGAGACGGAAGGCAAGCGGAGCAAAGCTGCGGCGGAAGGTGAAAAGCGGTGTGTAG
- the sdaAA gene encoding L-serine ammonia-lyase, iron-sulfur-dependent, subunit alpha, which yields MFRNVAELVELAESQGKKISQVMIEAEMEVSQRTRDAILADMYTNLDVMEKAVRRGLTEDIRSHSGLTGGDAKKLQEYMQNKPFLSGPTLLNAVSMSVAVNEVNAAMGTIVATPTAGACGIVPGTLFAVSDKLQPTREEMVNYLFTAGAIGYCIANNAFISGAAGGCQAEVGSATAMAAAAIVEMAGGTPEQSAQAVAIALKNMLGLVCDPVAGLVEVPCVKRNAMGAAIATVAADMALAGIKSVVPTDEVIEAMYRIGCAMPTTLKETAQGGLAATQTGRQIEAKIFGVPLEKK from the coding sequence ATGTTTCGAAACGTAGCGGAACTCGTCGAACTGGCTGAGTCCCAGGGAAAAAAGATCTCGCAGGTGATGATCGAGGCGGAGATGGAGGTTTCCCAGCGGACGCGCGATGCCATTTTAGCGGATATGTACACCAATTTGGATGTGATGGAAAAAGCGGTTCGCCGCGGACTGACGGAAGACATCCGTTCACACAGCGGACTGACGGGCGGCGATGCGAAAAAACTGCAGGAGTACATGCAGAATAAGCCGTTTTTGTCCGGACCGACGCTGCTGAACGCGGTCTCGATGTCCGTCGCGGTCAATGAAGTAAACGCAGCGATGGGGACAATCGTGGCGACGCCGACGGCAGGGGCCTGCGGCATCGTCCCGGGGACGCTTTTCGCCGTATCTGACAAGCTGCAGCCGACGCGCGAAGAGATGGTCAACTACCTCTTCACGGCGGGGGCCATCGGCTATTGCATCGCCAACAACGCCTTTATCTCCGGCGCCGCCGGCGGCTGCCAGGCGGAAGTAGGATCGGCTACGGCGATGGCGGCCGCCGCGATCGTCGAGATGGCGGGAGGCACGCCGGAGCAGTCGGCCCAGGCTGTGGCGATCGCGCTGAAAAACATGCTCGGTCTGGTCTGTGACCCCGTAGCCGGACTGGTCGAAGTGCCTTGCGTGAAGCGCAATGCCATGGGAGCGGCTATTGCAACAGTAGCTGCCGATATGGCGCTCGCGGGCATCAAGAGTGTGGTGCCGACAGACGAAGTGATTGAAGCGATGTACCGGATCGGCTGCGCCATGCCCACGACGCTCAAAGAGACGGCACAGGGAGGTTTGGCTGCGACGCAGACAGGCCGTCAGATCGAAGCCAAAATTTTCGGTGTGCCTCTGGAGAAAAAATGA
- the recG gene encoding ATP-dependent DNA helicase RecG, which translates to MSDWYDAPVSLLHGVGEERAKAFAGIGIDSVGKLLEYFPSRYEDYRVRDLTEVKDGERVTLAGTVYGEPSVRFYGKRKSRLSVKLVMDRVVVTAVWFNQTFVKNKLTPGKEILVTGKWDKHKLQITVSEMTEVDSERAQKRGELAPIYPLGGDMTHALLRKAIQQGLRQYGEQIPEILPPEIVSRYRLMDRPAAIRAIHFPRDAEEGRQARRRIMFEELFLFQLKMQALRRIAREQTEGVALPIPMEEVRTFVRGLPFPLTDAQKRVIKEILTDMRAPYAMNRLLQGDVGSGKTVVAAIALYAAVKAGYQGALMVPTEILAEQHVQSLTALLAPHGIQVSLLSGSLTAKRRREVIGELQMGLTDVVVGTHALIQEDVFFSRLGLVITDEQHRFGVEQRRILRSKGLAPDVLFMTATPIPRTLAITAFGDMDVSTIDQMPAGRKPIETTWKKHEQFHQVLEHMRTELRKGRQAYVICPLIEESEKLDVQNAIDVHAQLMQVFPEYGVGLMHGRLPAKEKDAVMQAFLSGEYAVLVSTTVVEVGVNVPNATFMVVYDAERFGLAQLHQLRGRVGRGSEQSYCVLIADPKTEIGKERMRVMCETTDGFELSRRDLELRGPGDFFGTKQSGLPEFKVADLMSDFKALEVARQETAELVEKDEFWTDAAYLRLRQYLKREGILDGLVFD; encoded by the coding sequence ATGAGCGATTGGTACGACGCGCCCGTCTCGCTTTTGCACGGGGTAGGCGAGGAGCGGGCAAAAGCTTTTGCCGGCATCGGCATCGACAGTGTGGGAAAGCTGCTGGAGTATTTCCCCTCCCGGTACGAGGATTACCGCGTGCGCGACTTGACAGAAGTAAAGGACGGAGAGAGGGTAACGCTGGCAGGCACTGTCTACGGCGAACCCTCTGTTCGTTTTTACGGCAAGCGAAAGTCGCGCCTCTCCGTCAAGCTGGTGATGGACAGAGTGGTGGTCACGGCCGTCTGGTTTAATCAGACCTTTGTGAAAAACAAGCTCACGCCGGGCAAAGAGATTCTCGTCACCGGCAAATGGGACAAGCACAAGCTGCAGATCACGGTCAGCGAGATGACCGAGGTGGACTCGGAGCGGGCACAGAAGCGAGGCGAGCTGGCGCCCATCTACCCCTTGGGCGGCGATATGACGCACGCGCTGCTGCGCAAGGCGATCCAGCAGGGGCTGCGCCAGTACGGCGAGCAGATCCCGGAGATTTTGCCGCCCGAGATCGTCAGCCGCTACCGCTTGATGGACCGGCCGGCGGCGATTCGCGCGATCCATTTCCCGCGCGACGCCGAGGAGGGACGCCAGGCTCGCCGGCGGATCATGTTTGAGGAGTTGTTCTTGTTCCAGCTCAAAATGCAGGCGCTGCGCCGGATTGCCCGGGAACAGACGGAGGGCGTCGCCCTGCCGATCCCGATGGAAGAGGTGCGGACCTTTGTGCGGGGGCTGCCGTTTCCGCTGACAGACGCGCAAAAGCGGGTGATCAAGGAGATTCTCACGGATATGCGCGCGCCGTATGCGATGAACCGGCTGCTGCAAGGGGATGTCGGCTCGGGGAAAACGGTCGTGGCCGCGATCGCGCTGTACGCCGCCGTGAAGGCCGGATACCAGGGGGCCCTGATGGTGCCGACCGAAATTTTGGCCGAGCAGCATGTCCAATCGCTGACGGCATTGCTCGCTCCGCACGGCATCCAGGTGTCGCTCTTGTCCGGCTCGCTGACCGCCAAGCGGCGCCGGGAAGTGATCGGGGAGCTGCAGATGGGGCTCACCGATGTGGTCGTCGGGACGCATGCCCTGATCCAGGAGGATGTGTTTTTCTCCCGGCTGGGTTTGGTCATCACGGACGAGCAGCATCGCTTCGGCGTGGAGCAGCGGCGGATTTTGCGCAGCAAGGGACTCGCTCCCGATGTGCTGTTCATGACCGCTACGCCGATCCCGCGGACGCTGGCGATTACCGCCTTTGGCGACATGGATGTCTCCACGATTGACCAGATGCCGGCGGGACGCAAGCCGATCGAGACGACCTGGAAAAAGCACGAGCAGTTTCATCAGGTGCTGGAGCATATGCGCACCGAGCTGCGAAAGGGCAGGCAAGCGTACGTGATCTGCCCCCTGATCGAAGAATCGGAAAAGCTCGATGTGCAAAACGCGATCGACGTCCACGCCCAGCTCATGCAGGTCTTTCCGGAATACGGGGTGGGCCTCATGCACGGACGGCTGCCGGCCAAGGAAAAGGATGCGGTGATGCAGGCCTTTCTCTCCGGCGAATACGCCGTGCTGGTTTCGACCACCGTGGTCGAGGTCGGGGTAAACGTCCCCAATGCCACTTTCATGGTCGTCTACGATGCGGAGCGGTTCGGGCTGGCCCAGCTGCACCAGCTGCGGGGACGGGTGGGCCGCGGCTCCGAGCAGTCGTACTGCGTGCTGATCGCCGATCCCAAGACGGAGATCGGCAAAGAGCGGATGCGCGTCATGTGCGAGACGACGGACGGTTTTGAATTGTCCCGCCGCGATTTGGAGCTGCGCGGCCCCGGCGACTTTTTCGGAACCAAGCAGAGCGGACTTCCAGAATTTAAGGTGGCGGACTTGATGAGCGATTTCAAGGCATTGGAGGTAGCCCGCCAAGAGACAGCCGAACTGGTGGAAAAGGATGAATTTTGGACGGACGCAGCTTATCTCCGGCTGAGGCAGTACCTGAAGCGGGAGGGCATTTTGGACGGTCTCGTATTTGACTGA
- a CDS encoding DNA polymerase IV, with product MSHENGRIIFLADMQSFYASIEKAAHPELEGKPVVVAGDPERRSGVVLAACPIAKSYGVTTAEALWQAEQKCRHLVVVRPRMETYMRIAVQITRILESFTDLVEPYSIDEQFLDVTGSVRLFGDPWKIAEEIRRRIRLETGITSRIGIGENKVLAKMACDNFAKKQEPGIFWLKREELADTLWKLPIEKLFGVGSRMKRHFHRMGVYQIGQLAQLSPAVLTKRWGVNGEVLWRTAHGLDDSPVSLRTHETQKGIGHHMTLPRDYHTEADIKVVLLELCEEVCRRARSKEMMGHVVSVGCRGADFDIPTGFGRQLKLPEPTHDAMTLYEAVCRLFDRHWEGTPVRSVGVNLEQLVPDNMVQLNLFTDTHKQRSLARAVDDIRSRYGPDAILRAVSTLRAGQARERARKIGGHYK from the coding sequence ATGTCCCATGAAAACGGACGGATTATTTTTCTTGCTGACATGCAGAGCTTTTACGCCAGTATCGAAAAAGCGGCTCATCCGGAGCTCGAGGGCAAGCCGGTCGTGGTGGCGGGCGACCCGGAGCGGAGAAGCGGGGTGGTACTGGCTGCCTGTCCGATCGCCAAGTCCTACGGCGTGACCACCGCCGAAGCGCTGTGGCAGGCGGAGCAAAAATGCCGCCATCTGGTGGTGGTTCGTCCCCGGATGGAGACCTACATGCGGATTGCGGTGCAAATCACGCGGATTCTCGAGTCGTTTACCGATCTGGTGGAGCCGTATTCGATTGACGAACAGTTTCTCGACGTGACGGGAAGTGTCCGGCTGTTTGGAGATCCGTGGAAGATCGCGGAGGAAATCCGCCGGCGCATTCGGCTGGAGACGGGCATCACCTCCCGGATCGGGATTGGCGAAAACAAGGTGCTGGCCAAAATGGCCTGCGACAATTTCGCCAAGAAGCAGGAGCCGGGCATCTTCTGGCTGAAGCGGGAGGAGCTGGCGGATACGCTGTGGAAGCTGCCGATCGAGAAGCTGTTTGGCGTGGGCTCGCGGATGAAGCGTCATTTTCACCGCATGGGCGTCTACCAGATCGGGCAGCTCGCCCAGCTCTCCCCCGCGGTGCTGACCAAGCGCTGGGGGGTAAACGGCGAGGTGCTGTGGCGGACGGCCCACGGTCTGGACGATTCCCCCGTGTCGCTGCGCACCCATGAGACCCAAAAAGGAATTGGCCATCACATGACGCTGCCGCGCGACTACCATACGGAGGCGGATATCAAGGTGGTGCTGCTGGAGCTGTGCGAGGAGGTATGCCGCCGGGCACGGAGCAAGGAGATGATGGGGCATGTGGTCTCCGTCGGCTGCCGGGGCGCTGATTTTGACATCCCGACGGGCTTTGGCCGCCAGCTGAAGCTGCCGGAGCCGACCCATGACGCCATGACCCTGTACGAAGCGGTCTGCCGCCTGTTCGACCGGCATTGGGAGGGTACTCCGGTGCGCAGCGTCGGGGTCAATCTGGAGCAGCTGGTTCCCGACAACATGGTGCAGCTCAATCTCTTTACCGATACCCACAAACAGCGCTCGCTCGCCCGCGCGGTAGATGATATTCGCAGCCGCTATGGCCCGGATGCCATTCTGCGGGCGGTGTCCACCCTGAGAGCAGGGCAGGCGCGGGAGCGGGCGAGAAAGATCGGAGGGCACTATAAATGA
- a CDS encoding YolD-like family protein, whose protein sequence is MGRKKDNIMGAMRFVLPEHRELYNRIKAEERRYVPPERDEEQLAALSGRIWEARQTGSPVTLVYYDGTQASRLTGTVAHIDQALGKMKLQTEGQTVWIPFSRLLEVELATNS, encoded by the coding sequence ATGGGGCGAAAAAAGGACAACATCATGGGTGCGATGAGATTTGTGCTGCCCGAACACCGGGAGCTGTACAACCGAATCAAGGCGGAGGAGCGGCGCTACGTTCCCCCTGAACGAGACGAGGAGCAGCTGGCGGCGCTCAGCGGACGCATCTGGGAGGCCCGGCAGACGGGCAGCCCTGTCACGCTCGTCTACTACGACGGGACGCAGGCGAGCCGCCTGACCGGAACGGTTGCGCATATCGATCAGGCGCTGGGGAAAATGAAGCTGCAAACAGAAGGCCAGACCGTCTGGATTCCCTTTTCCCGTCTGCTGGAGGTGGAGCTGGCAACCAACTCCTAG
- a CDS encoding EAL domain-containing protein, whose product MDTLSILRAIQAFFAERLQEKKELLFVNIYPSTIIDEHFPGFIDGLVSRYRPYVKRIVLEINESILEQKIWMNPLFIRRIALLRKRGFMIALDKGEAHLILEGIEQEEDYSRAAALGVSIAQGYYLGRPGRLKSDTCNRQILEE is encoded by the coding sequence TTGGACACCTTGTCGATCTTGCGAGCAATCCAGGCTTTTTTCGCGGAGCGGCTGCAGGAAAAAAAGGAACTGCTTTTTGTCAATATTTATCCATCCACCATTATTGACGAACATTTCCCTGGTTTTATCGACGGGCTCGTGAGTCGGTACCGACCCTATGTAAAAAGAATCGTATTGGAAATCAATGAATCGATCCTCGAACAAAAAATCTGGATGAATCCGCTGTTTATCCGCAGGATCGCGTTGCTCAGAAAACGCGGTTTTATGATCGCGCTCGATAAAGGCGAAGCCCACCTGATTCTGGAGGGAATCGAGCAGGAAGAAGACTACAGTCGTGCTGCGGCCCTCGGCGTCTCCATCGCGCAGGGATACTACCTGGGGAGGCCGGGACGGCTCAAAAGTGATACATGTAACAGACAAATATTGGAGGAGTAA